GTATCCGCTTCGCCCGCATCGGCGATCTTGTTGAAAGAGACCACGCCTTGGATATTCAGGTCGTCGCCGACGCACTCCCGGTATTCCAGCGCTCCGTATTCGAGCCAGACTTTCGAGGCCTTCTCCGCAATCTCGCGGTACTTCTCCACCTTGTCCTTCGGAAGAGGCAGAACGAATCCATCAACGTAATGTGACATAGCTGTGTCTTGGGGTTTGGTTGGTAATATCGGGAAAGGGATCAATGGTTGCCGCAGCAGCTCTTGCCGTCGCCGCCCTCGTAGCGGTCGTGGAATTTCGGCCACTGTTCGGGATCTTCGTCGCCGCGGCCATTCGGCGTGAGGTCGAGGTAATGGTTGGCGTCGAGGATCTCGTCGAGACCGCGCGCATAAGTGGAATAGGTGTGAAACACGTTCCCTTCCTCGTCCTTGATGAAAACACTCACGCCCGGCAACTCCTCGAAAACATACGGCGAACTCCCGTAGTTGTAGTCGATCTTGCCGCTGGCGAGTTCCTCCTGCGTGAAGCTGACGCCAAAGTCGTAGTTGAAATCCGTGCCATAGGAGGAAACCCAGGGAAATTTCCATTCCATGCGCTCCTTGAAGGGCTGGATGTCCGACCACGGTGCACGAGATACCGCGGTGATCATCACATCCTTGTATTTCAAGTGCATCAACGGGCCGCCAATGTGGTCGGCTTGGAAGGAGCAGCCATGGCAGGCCTCCTTGTCACCCGGTTTGAACATGAGGTGATGGACAATGAGCTGGCTGCGGCCTTGGAAAAGATCAGCCAGGCTTTTCTTCCCATCCGGACCTTCGAAAACGTAGTCCTTCTCGATCTTCACCCACGGAAGTTTCCGGCGCTTCGCGCTGACCTCATCGCGGTGATGCGTGAATTTCTTCTCCTCCAGCAGGAGTTCCTTGCGGGCTTTCAACCACTCTTCGCGGGATACGACAGGATGGCTCCGGGTCTCGGGTTCAGCGGTCTGCGTGCTCATGGTTCGTGCGGTGCTTTGAAGAACGACGAACGAAGCCGTCCTTTCGGGACAACTTTTTGCGGATTTTTCAAAGAAGGCCGGATCGGGGCCTGCCGCAAGAAGAGATCCACTCACATCGCCGTGACCCACGGCGGCAAAACCGTCACAATCGCTCGAATTTCCCGGCCTCGCGGTTCTTACGAACCTTCCCGGCCTCGAAAATCGTGCCGTTCATGGCCAGATAAACACCGCTAGGAATCGATTGCACCGCCCCGAGCGCAAGGCCGAGATTGAAAATTGCATCGGTTACCTTGAAGCGCGCGGGAGCAAGCGCCCCGGTCAGAACGATGGTCTTCCCCGGAATACCAAGCAGGGCCTCCGCGGTGAGGCTCATGGTGTCCGTGCCGTGCGTGATGAGGATTCGGGCTTCTGGCGCTTCCTCGCAGGCCTGGCGGATCAGCGCCCGGTCCTCATCCGTCATTTCGAGGCTGTCCTTCCGCAACAAGGAATGCAGCCGCCACTCTAACGCGACACCTGCTTCGCGGAACACATGGGGCACCGTTGGCTCGCCAATCTCGTATTCCGACGAGGCATCGAAGTACACCTTGTCGATGGTACCGCCGGTGGTCAGGACGAGAACGGGAGCGCTCATGGAAAGGGTGAAATCGCCGGAGCACTACTTCGGCAGGAAATAGCTGCGCTGCTTGTCGGAGATCGGCAGGCCGAGCTTTTCCATGGCCTCCAGCATGTCCTCCCAGACCCGGCGCTTGTCCTGGCTGCCGGAGTTGTTGTGCAGCAGGTAGGCCGGGTGATAGGTCACGCGCACCGGAATTCCCGCGAACTCGTGCCAAGATCCGCGCATCGCGGAGACGGAGCCGGTGAGGCCAAGCAAGCCTTCTGCCGCGGTCCCGCCAAGCGCGATGATGCACTTCGGCTTCACGATCTCCACCTCGGCGCGGATGAAGGAAATGCAGGATGCCATTTCCTCGACGCTCGGCTTGCGGTTGTTCGTCGTCTGACCCGGCATGGCGGGCCGGAATTTGACGATGTTCGAAATGTAGGCGGCTTCGCGGGACAGGCCCATCGCCTTCAGGATCTCGTTGAGCTTCTGGCCTGCCGCGCCCACGAAAGGCTGGCGTTGCTGCTCCTCCTGATAACCGGGAGCCTCGCCGACCAGCATGAGATCGGCCTCCGGGTTTCCGGTGGAAAACACCATCGTGCTGCGGAGGGTGCCGAGCCGCTTGGCGGGCTCCCAATTCTCCGCCTGCGCGGCTAGGGCCGCGATCTTCTGCGCCGCGCTGCCAGCCACGGGAGCGGCAATCACCGGCGCAGCGAAAGTCGTCTTCGCAGGCTCGGCGGCGGCCTCGGAGACAAGAGCTTGCGGCCGCTCGGCCATGGCGGCAGGAGCCGCAGCTTGGGGCGGCGCGGACTCCGCTGCAGCCACCGGCTTCGGGCCGCCTCCGGCTCTCCCGCGGCGGTGCAGCTCCCGGAGCAGCGCTTTCGCCTCGTCATCAAGGTGTACCGTCGTGACCCCGCGCGCCTCCTCGGCACGCAGGAAATCGATCAGGTCATCCACCGGTCGGCTCACGAGGGCGACGCTAGGGGGCGGATCGGGAAGGTGCAACGCCGCTTTCCACGCACACCCGGGATCAGTCCGGGGACCATTGCGAAAAGTTCCCGAAAACCCGCCGCCCCCCTAAAACTCCAGCCATGTTTTTTCATCCTTCCAACCCCCTCCCGTCAGCCCCGGCACCGGCCCGGATCCGCCCCGATCACCTGTTATTTTCCCTGTTATAACAGGCGGAACAGGCGCCTCTCTCCCGACCGTCGATTCCGATTCCTCCCCCCGCTTGTACTTGCCCCCTCCCGCCCATTTGACCCATGTTGCGAGCGCGACTATCGCCTTCACCCATGTTCAATCGCATCGCCAACCTCATCAAAGGATTCGTCGGCCTCTTCATCGGCGGCATCGAGAAGAAGAATCCGGAAGCCCTGCTCGAGGTGGAGAAGGAAAACCTGCGCAAGCAGATCAGCGAGTTCAACCAGGGCTTGGCCGCTCACGCGGGTCTGGTGGAGCGCCTGATGGGCCAGGTGAAGAAGCTCAACAAGGAAGAGGATGAGCTGAAGGCCAAGACCAAGGCTCTCCT
This portion of the Luteolibacter luteus genome encodes:
- a CDS encoding DUF1428 domain-containing protein — encoded protein: MSHYVDGFVLPLPKDKVEKYREIAEKASKVWLEYGALEYRECVGDDLNIQGVVSFNKIADAGEADTVIFAYIVYNSKEHRDEVNAKVMADPRMSEMCSPDDMPFDCSKMAMGGFKTIVYGKA
- a CDS encoding DUF899 domain-containing protein, which codes for MSTQTAEPETRSHPVVSREEWLKARKELLLEEKKFTHHRDEVSAKRRKLPWVKIEKDYVFEGPDGKKSLADLFQGRSQLIVHHLMFKPGDKEACHGCSFQADHIGGPLMHLKYKDVMITAVSRAPWSDIQPFKERMEWKFPWVSSYGTDFNYDFGVSFTQEELASGKIDYNYGSSPYVFEELPGVSVFIKDEEGNVFHTYSTYARGLDEILDANHYLDLTPNGRGDEDPEQWPKFHDRYEGGDGKSCCGNH
- a CDS encoding asparaginase domain-containing protein; translated protein: MSAPVLVLTTGGTIDKVYFDASSEYEIGEPTVPHVFREAGVALEWRLHSLLRKDSLEMTDEDRALIRQACEEAPEARILITHGTDTMSLTAEALLGIPGKTIVLTGALAPARFKVTDAIFNLGLALGAVQSIPSGVYLAMNGTIFEAGKVRKNREAGKFERL
- a CDS encoding uracil-DNA glycosylase produces the protein MSRPVDDLIDFLRAEEARGVTTVHLDDEAKALLRELHRRGRAGGGPKPVAAAESAPPQAAAPAAMAERPQALVSEAAAEPAKTTFAAPVIAAPVAGSAAQKIAALAAQAENWEPAKRLGTLRSTMVFSTGNPEADLMLVGEAPGYQEEQQRQPFVGAAGQKLNEILKAMGLSREAAYISNIVKFRPAMPGQTTNNRKPSVEEMASCISFIRAEVEIVKPKCIIALGGTAAEGLLGLTGSVSAMRGSWHEFAGIPVRVTYHPAYLLHNNSGSQDKRRVWEDMLEAMEKLGLPISDKQRSYFLPK